In Cervus elaphus chromosome 16, mCerEla1.1, whole genome shotgun sequence, a single window of DNA contains:
- the LOC122710284 gene encoding uncharacterized protein LOC122710284 isoform X2, with translation MGRYCSLVSGKAATSAAAEWSGSGLGTASQDRNSPQCLGILHWITAFSAAFSERLKSAPGEERCGKPRPATLCPSPRTTGEPTLGRTAPDFVNDVSEKEQRWGAKAVPLSGHREHINIHKLRENVFQEHQTLREKELEMGPKASPGYGGKFGVEQDRMDKLSAMSISQSSPSAACRLTPSGGLEASVVSSWTEWTRVKRFKSTGC, from the exons ATGGGGAGATATTGCAGCCTGGTCAGTGGAAAGGCAGCGACCAGCGCGGCGGCAGAGTGGAGCGGCTCTGGATTGGGAACAGCCTCTCAGG ACAGAAACTCTCCCCAGTGCCTGGGAATTCTTCATTGGATTACTGCGTTTTCAGCAGCGTTTTCTGAGCGTCTCAAATCTGCACCTGGAGAAGAAAG ATGTGGAAAGCCTCGGCCAGCCACACTGTGTCCATCACCCCGGACGACGGGGGAGCCAACACTTGGGAGGACTGCCCCCGATTTTGTG aatgaCGTAAGTGAAAAAGAGCAGAGATGGGGGGCCAAGGCCGTGCCATTATCTGGGCACCGGGAACACATCAA TATCCACAAGTTGCGGGAGAATGTGTTTCAAGAACACCAGACCCTCAGGGAGAAAGAGCTGGAAATGGGACCCAAAGCCTCTCCTGGCTACGGAGGGAAGTTTGGCGTGGAGCAGGACAGGATGGACAAG CTGTCGGCCATGAGTATCAGTCAAAGCTCTCCAAGTGCTGCTTGCAGGTTGACTCCATCTGGGGGTTTGGAGGCGAGTGTGGTGTCCAGTTGGACAGAGTGGACCAG AGTGAAGCGATTTAAAAGTACTGGGTGTTGA
- the LOC122710284 gene encoding uncharacterized protein LOC122710284 isoform X3 codes for MGRYCSLVSGKAATSAAAEWSGSGLGTASQDRNSPQCLGILHWITAFSAAFSERLKSAPGEERCGKPRPATLCPSPRTTGEPTLGRTAPDFVNDVSEKEQRWGAKAVPLSGHREHINIHKLRENVFQEHQTLREKELEMGPKASPGYGGKFGVEQDRMDKLSAMSISQSSPSAACRLTPSGGLEASVVSSWTEWTRICSCPWSL; via the exons ATGGGGAGATATTGCAGCCTGGTCAGTGGAAAGGCAGCGACCAGCGCGGCGGCAGAGTGGAGCGGCTCTGGATTGGGAACAGCCTCTCAGG ACAGAAACTCTCCCCAGTGCCTGGGAATTCTTCATTGGATTACTGCGTTTTCAGCAGCGTTTTCTGAGCGTCTCAAATCTGCACCTGGAGAAGAAAG ATGTGGAAAGCCTCGGCCAGCCACACTGTGTCCATCACCCCGGACGACGGGGGAGCCAACACTTGGGAGGACTGCCCCCGATTTTGTG aatgaCGTAAGTGAAAAAGAGCAGAGATGGGGGGCCAAGGCCGTGCCATTATCTGGGCACCGGGAACACATCAA TATCCACAAGTTGCGGGAGAATGTGTTTCAAGAACACCAGACCCTCAGGGAGAAAGAGCTGGAAATGGGACCCAAAGCCTCTCCTGGCTACGGAGGGAAGTTTGGCGTGGAGCAGGACAGGATGGACAAG CTGTCGGCCATGAGTATCAGTCAAAGCTCTCCAAGTGCTGCTTGCAGGTTGACTCCATCTGGGGGTTTGGAGGCGAGTGTGGTGTCCAGTTGGACAGAGTGGACCAG aatttgctcatgtccatggagtctgtga
- the LOC122710284 gene encoding src substrate cortactin-like isoform X8 — protein MGRYCSLVSGKAATSAAAEWSGSGLGTASQDRNSPQCLGILHWITAFSAAFSERLKSAPGEESIHKLRENVFQEHQTLREKELEMGPKASPGYGGKFGVEQDRMDKSAVGHEYQSKLSKCCLQVDSIWGFGGECGVQLDRVDQNLLMSMESVMPPDHLILCCPLHLDRTEHLPTKKLFKNQKGQL, from the exons ATGGGGAGATATTGCAGCCTGGTCAGTGGAAAGGCAGCGACCAGCGCGGCGGCAGAGTGGAGCGGCTCTGGATTGGGAACAGCCTCTCAGG ACAGAAACTCTCCCCAGTGCCTGGGAATTCTTCATTGGATTACTGCGTTTTCAGCAGCGTTTTCTGAGCGTCTCAAATCTGCACCTGGAGAAGAAAG TATCCACAAGTTGCGGGAGAATGTGTTTCAAGAACACCAGACCCTCAGGGAGAAAGAGCTGGAAATGGGACCCAAAGCCTCTCCTGGCTACGGAGGGAAGTTTGGCGTGGAGCAGGACAGGATGGACAAG TCAGCTGTCGGCCATGAGTATCAGTCAAAGCTCTCCAAGTGCTGCTTGCAGGTTGACTCCATCTGGGGGTTTGGAGGCGAGTGTGGTGTCCAGTTGGACAGAGTGGACCAG aatttgctcatgtccatggagtctgtgatgccacctgaccacctcatcctctgttgcccacttcatTTGGATAGAACTGAACATCTTCCCActaaaaaactctttaaaaaccaaaaaggacAGCTTTGA
- the LOC122710284 gene encoding src substrate cortactin-like isoform X5, protein MGRYCSLVSGKAATSAAAEWSGSGLGTASQDRNSPQCLGILHWITAFSAAFSERLKSAPGEERCGKPRPATLCPSPRTTGEPTLGRTAPDFVNDVSEKEQRWGAKAVPLSGHREHINIHKLRENVFQEHQTLREKELEMGPKASPGYGGKFGVEQDRMDKSAVGHEYQSKLSKCCLQVDSIWGFGGECGVQLDRVDQVWSS, encoded by the exons ATGGGGAGATATTGCAGCCTGGTCAGTGGAAAGGCAGCGACCAGCGCGGCGGCAGAGTGGAGCGGCTCTGGATTGGGAACAGCCTCTCAGG ACAGAAACTCTCCCCAGTGCCTGGGAATTCTTCATTGGATTACTGCGTTTTCAGCAGCGTTTTCTGAGCGTCTCAAATCTGCACCTGGAGAAGAAAG ATGTGGAAAGCCTCGGCCAGCCACACTGTGTCCATCACCCCGGACGACGGGGGAGCCAACACTTGGGAGGACTGCCCCCGATTTTGTG aatgaCGTAAGTGAAAAAGAGCAGAGATGGGGGGCCAAGGCCGTGCCATTATCTGGGCACCGGGAACACATCAA TATCCACAAGTTGCGGGAGAATGTGTTTCAAGAACACCAGACCCTCAGGGAGAAAGAGCTGGAAATGGGACCCAAAGCCTCTCCTGGCTACGGAGGGAAGTTTGGCGTGGAGCAGGACAGGATGGACAAG TCAGCTGTCGGCCATGAGTATCAGTCAAAGCTCTCCAAGTGCTGCTTGCAGGTTGACTCCATCTGGGGGTTTGGAGGCGAGTGTGGTGTCCAGTTGGACAGAGTGGACCAG GTGTGGTCTTCTTGA
- the LOC122710284 gene encoding src substrate cortactin-like isoform X4: MGRYCSLVSGKAATSAAAEWSGSGLGTASQDRNSPQCLGILHWITAFSAAFSERLKSAPGEERCGKPRPATLCPSPRTTGEPTLGRTAPDFVNDVSEKEQRWGAKAVPLSGHREHINIHKLRENVFQEHQTLREKELEMGPKASPGYGGKFGVEQDRMDKSAVGHEYQSKLSKCCLQVDSIWGFGGECGVQLDRVDQKHILGN, encoded by the exons ATGGGGAGATATTGCAGCCTGGTCAGTGGAAAGGCAGCGACCAGCGCGGCGGCAGAGTGGAGCGGCTCTGGATTGGGAACAGCCTCTCAGG ACAGAAACTCTCCCCAGTGCCTGGGAATTCTTCATTGGATTACTGCGTTTTCAGCAGCGTTTTCTGAGCGTCTCAAATCTGCACCTGGAGAAGAAAG ATGTGGAAAGCCTCGGCCAGCCACACTGTGTCCATCACCCCGGACGACGGGGGAGCCAACACTTGGGAGGACTGCCCCCGATTTTGTG aatgaCGTAAGTGAAAAAGAGCAGAGATGGGGGGCCAAGGCCGTGCCATTATCTGGGCACCGGGAACACATCAA TATCCACAAGTTGCGGGAGAATGTGTTTCAAGAACACCAGACCCTCAGGGAGAAAGAGCTGGAAATGGGACCCAAAGCCTCTCCTGGCTACGGAGGGAAGTTTGGCGTGGAGCAGGACAGGATGGACAAG TCAGCTGTCGGCCATGAGTATCAGTCAAAGCTCTCCAAGTGCTGCTTGCAGGTTGACTCCATCTGGGGGTTTGGAGGCGAGTGTGGTGTCCAGTTGGACAGAGTGGACCAG AAACATATTCTAGGAAATTAA
- the LOC122710284 gene encoding uncharacterized protein LOC122710284 isoform X1, whose translation MGRYCSLVSGKAATSAAAEWSGSGLGTASQDRNSPQCLGILHWITAFSAAFSERLKSAPGEERCGKPRPATLCPSPRTTGEPTLGRTAPDFVNDVSEKEQRWGAKAVPLSGHREHINIHKLRENVFQEHQTLREKELEMGPKASPGYGGKFGVEQDRMDKSAVGHEYQSKLSKCCLQVDSIWGFGGECGVQLDRVDQNLLMSMESVMPPDHLILCCPLHLDRTEHLPTKKLFKNQKGQL comes from the exons ATGGGGAGATATTGCAGCCTGGTCAGTGGAAAGGCAGCGACCAGCGCGGCGGCAGAGTGGAGCGGCTCTGGATTGGGAACAGCCTCTCAGG ACAGAAACTCTCCCCAGTGCCTGGGAATTCTTCATTGGATTACTGCGTTTTCAGCAGCGTTTTCTGAGCGTCTCAAATCTGCACCTGGAGAAGAAAG ATGTGGAAAGCCTCGGCCAGCCACACTGTGTCCATCACCCCGGACGACGGGGGAGCCAACACTTGGGAGGACTGCCCCCGATTTTGTG aatgaCGTAAGTGAAAAAGAGCAGAGATGGGGGGCCAAGGCCGTGCCATTATCTGGGCACCGGGAACACATCAA TATCCACAAGTTGCGGGAGAATGTGTTTCAAGAACACCAGACCCTCAGGGAGAAAGAGCTGGAAATGGGACCCAAAGCCTCTCCTGGCTACGGAGGGAAGTTTGGCGTGGAGCAGGACAGGATGGACAAG TCAGCTGTCGGCCATGAGTATCAGTCAAAGCTCTCCAAGTGCTGCTTGCAGGTTGACTCCATCTGGGGGTTTGGAGGCGAGTGTGGTGTCCAGTTGGACAGAGTGGACCAG aatttgctcatgtccatggagtctgtgatgccacctgaccacctcatcctctgttgcccacttcatTTGGATAGAACTGAACATCTTCCCActaaaaaactctttaaaaaccaaaaaggacAGCTTTGA
- the LOC122710284 gene encoding src substrate cortactin-like isoform X6: protein MGRYCSLVSGKAATSAAAEWSGSGLGTASQDRNSPQCLGILHWITAFSAAFSERLKSAPGEERCGKPRPATLCPSPRTTGEPTLGRTAPDFVNDVSEKEQRWGAKAVPLSGHREHINIHKLRENVFQEHQTLREKELEMGPKASPGYGGKFGVEQDRMDKSAVGHEYQSKLSKCCLQVDSIWGFGGECGVQLDRVDQSEAI from the exons ATGGGGAGATATTGCAGCCTGGTCAGTGGAAAGGCAGCGACCAGCGCGGCGGCAGAGTGGAGCGGCTCTGGATTGGGAACAGCCTCTCAGG ACAGAAACTCTCCCCAGTGCCTGGGAATTCTTCATTGGATTACTGCGTTTTCAGCAGCGTTTTCTGAGCGTCTCAAATCTGCACCTGGAGAAGAAAG ATGTGGAAAGCCTCGGCCAGCCACACTGTGTCCATCACCCCGGACGACGGGGGAGCCAACACTTGGGAGGACTGCCCCCGATTTTGTG aatgaCGTAAGTGAAAAAGAGCAGAGATGGGGGGCCAAGGCCGTGCCATTATCTGGGCACCGGGAACACATCAA TATCCACAAGTTGCGGGAGAATGTGTTTCAAGAACACCAGACCCTCAGGGAGAAAGAGCTGGAAATGGGACCCAAAGCCTCTCCTGGCTACGGAGGGAAGTTTGGCGTGGAGCAGGACAGGATGGACAAG TCAGCTGTCGGCCATGAGTATCAGTCAAAGCTCTCCAAGTGCTGCTTGCAGGTTGACTCCATCTGGGGGTTTGGAGGCGAGTGTGGTGTCCAGTTGGACAGAGTGGACCAG AGTGAAGCGATTTAA
- the LOC122710284 gene encoding uncharacterized protein LOC122710284 isoform X7 translates to MGRYCSLVSGKAATSAAAEWSGSGLGTASQDRNSPQCLGILHWITAFSAAFSERLKSAPGEERCGKPRPATLCPSPRTTGEPTLGRTAPDFVNDVSEKEQRWGAKAVPLSGHREHINIHKLRENVFQEHQTLREKELEMGPKASPGYGGKFGVEQDRMDKLSAMSISQSSPSAACRLTPSGGLEASVVSSWTEWTRNIF, encoded by the exons ATGGGGAGATATTGCAGCCTGGTCAGTGGAAAGGCAGCGACCAGCGCGGCGGCAGAGTGGAGCGGCTCTGGATTGGGAACAGCCTCTCAGG ACAGAAACTCTCCCCAGTGCCTGGGAATTCTTCATTGGATTACTGCGTTTTCAGCAGCGTTTTCTGAGCGTCTCAAATCTGCACCTGGAGAAGAAAG ATGTGGAAAGCCTCGGCCAGCCACACTGTGTCCATCACCCCGGACGACGGGGGAGCCAACACTTGGGAGGACTGCCCCCGATTTTGTG aatgaCGTAAGTGAAAAAGAGCAGAGATGGGGGGCCAAGGCCGTGCCATTATCTGGGCACCGGGAACACATCAA TATCCACAAGTTGCGGGAGAATGTGTTTCAAGAACACCAGACCCTCAGGGAGAAAGAGCTGGAAATGGGACCCAAAGCCTCTCCTGGCTACGGAGGGAAGTTTGGCGTGGAGCAGGACAGGATGGACAAG CTGTCGGCCATGAGTATCAGTCAAAGCTCTCCAAGTGCTGCTTGCAGGTTGACTCCATCTGGGGGTTTGGAGGCGAGTGTGGTGTCCAGTTGGACAGAGTGGACCAG AAACATATTCTAG